The following are encoded in a window of Anopheles stephensi strain Indian chromosome X, UCI_ANSTEP_V1.0, whole genome shotgun sequence genomic DNA:
- the LOC118502696 gene encoding uncharacterized protein LOC118502696 isoform X2: protein MSDSEFDRTLVPQEQSLDSVPYSTPPLVPPVGPSDSSISTVVAPHSRHHRLERSEGTETTVVATTPETVVVPTTGAFALPLSTQQHRLQLFRYPNALTRHHHHTPATINKHEPKRACTSLPLYLSKSDLCSLAPRPGMEYVPLRTPAAETYHYHHVTDQTKSLQDLQNEVAALLEFRDLVIETFPDLKSKMASSAANSTLTGLPSTSSLGSRREWEPGIRIRRKLTQKEVGCADVVGGSSSISNAGNTSSTTIIPGAGDGGPSTSAGSANAGTTGSSASASNTNASDLTHHHAHHQQQHSSSSLIRSRSNSHSGKKEPKSGEGNNGSVIQDSGFSNETSSSKETHSAASSTSGAVQGTLILPTATNRLTTDAGGELWNLLDVIHRKSSRLREEVEQHLERERPRGTNLAISHHAPVHHHHQHYVQGSGAGDNNIIIHHSNPAAAATVATAGTTTLVANVPVTPVTTSTTTVVVSAGGASTAGKSFQRPHLAVGPQQQQQGGRSGSGTLADGTDHNVQILRKERDRLLDKLSEYEAEMIAGRIHSAKMQDEVEKLTLTMRDLQKQLAIANNQKQELNSKLHDLANTQNVNRSASSSPETIKARQQPTVSQQQQTSPQLLLKTGTPRYHKGSGVQGEMDPSGAELFPMVEAGADGGGAVVDPRALGWLDGFLGAPWVQRVRSLDSQKIAAILLETNIVGLQRHLLTVTVQNQILQQRLDQATGSRTFLQEKLEKSKEDIDDLRFQLKEKSIELEGTKAQLRVIESKTLSKSVPSSAVGSPERVIGTASPPPASTMLSSSSSTTHLHHHQHLAQLAMRLQSSQVSTPSMKAMTPVVMDDIVQHQQLNSSTESTQDHPERDSIGGGRLLHQNSQHHYHHQQHQQQQQQPQQQPPETPRRRPSKIPLPGSKGSAAPKPPTGRNFSATPTPTTPTAPGQRPLGGGASSGPPSNRSLTKSTGSLYVKSTDANSFGQQSSPQQQQQQSQQQPPQPMARMRDTTSTSSGSLYRADSALSWRTSKDTPSLEKSRSSSIPVSAGKGPASGAPPSSPASTKASIMVYGGAVCSSPQPRAKRDNLTSKVKNCDSLSRLQSAQVSTHAAGSTGQLSKSGSRKELSSSPGSGISSGERKASIGGSGGGGVMRHASTASIGSAGQSDESASATVTAASGTTTATGNTNVKARRNNTFRLAKPTLAPLTVPDHHPPAVGIVSPPPLPGIAPSPDAYATSLKAVGRVRSQTATGTVTEKANNSSNNTVRPSCSTSALCDNAGGPRDLIAEYLAAKNRAASTFQQPPVPPPIFHMASDRQHLLVQQDQKQRQIDELAYKHPILLMDASEDDEEEERGGDGGVQVEQLDDGGAEKNAGQESLIVPRPKMNAFQSIKEQQDDGLSCRLVGKVNPNILKTWEQLFGGGTGNACAHQRRPDRTRAASVEGESSITITTVTTAKSATTVTTTTTSGGSLALSSNITSEAGSEADDRQSCLLYCPQQHTLGDELFEFKVNRAEHPPDQSSSSRHAPSQVSSSTTCTTATARNSSDGVCDFYDSIDAASTCLVPPATDTGKEQEEMGGDIGSYNDSAGGEALAELTSLDRKRLLWSIAIE, encoded by the exons AGTGACCTGTGCTCACTTGCTCCGCGACCTGGTATGGAGTATGTGCCATTGAGGACTCCAGCTGCCGAGACGTATCACTACCATCACGTCACTGATCAAACAAAGTCACTACAG GATTTGCAGAATGAAGTCGCCGCTCTACTGGAGTTCCGTGATCTGGTTATTGAAACCTTTCCCGATCTTAAATCGAAGATGGCTTCCTCAGCGGCGAACAGCACCCTTACCGGTCTACCATCGACCTCATCCCTGGGGAGTCG ACGTGAGTGGGAGCCGGGAATTCGGATCCGGCGCAAACTAACACAGAAGGAAGTAGGCTGTGCAGATGTTGTTggcggtagtagtagtatcaGCAATGCCGGTAACACGAGCAGTACGACGATCATTCCCGGTGCCGGTGACGGTGGACCATCGACGAGTGCAGGAAGTGCGAACGCGGGCACCACCGGCTCGAGCGCCTCCGCCAGCAACACCAATGCGTCCGATCTGACCCATCATCATGCGcatcaccaacagcaacattcGTCGTCCTCGCTGATCCGCAGCCGTAGCAACTCCCATAGCGGTAAGAAGGAACCAAAGAGCGGTGAAGGCAACAACGGCAGTGTGATACAGGATTCGGGTTTCTCCAACGAAACGTCCTCCTCGAAGGAGACGCACAGTGCGGCATCCTCGACGAGCGGTGCTGTGCAG GGAACGCTCATCTTGCCCACGGCAACCAACCGGTTGACGACGGATGCTGGTGGTGAACTGTGGAACCTGCTCGATGTGATACATAGGAAAAGCAGTCGGCTCCGGGAAGAGGTCGAACAGCATCTGGAGCGGGAGAGACCTAGGGGAACCAATTTAGCAATTAGTCATCATGCGCCGgtacaccaccatcaccaacatTACGTGCAGGGTAGTGGAGCCGGTGACAACAATATCATCATTCACCATAGCAATCCGGCAGCGGCGGCAACGGTGGCAACGGCTGGTACGACCACGCTGGTAGCCAACGTGCCCGTCACGCCAgtcaccacctccaccacgaCAGTGGTGGTATCGGCCGGGGGGGCGTCGACTGCCGGCAAAAGCTTCCAGCGACCGCATCTGGCGGTGGggccgcagcaacagcagcagggtgGTCGGTCCGGGAGCGGTACGCTAGCGGACGGTACCGATCACAATGTACAAATACTGCGTAAAGAGCGCGACCGTTTGCTGGACAAGCTGTCCGAGTACGAGGCCGAAATGATAGCCGGCCGCATCCATTCGGCAAAGATGCAGGACGAGGTGGAAAAGCTCACGCTAACAATGCGTGACCTGCAGAAGCAGCTCGCGATAGCTAACAATCAGAAGCAGGAGCTGAACAGCAAGCTACATGATCTCGCAAATACGCAAAATGTAAATAGAAGTGCGTCTAG TTCACCCGAGACAATTAAAGCTCGACAGCAGCCGACTGtgtcgcaacagcagcaaacgtcACCGCAGCTACTACTTAAGACCGGCACCCCGCGGTACCACAAGGGATCGGGCGTACAGGGCGAGATGGACCCATCCGGTGCCGAACTGTTTCCGATGGTCGAAGCGGGCGCGGATGGCGGTGGTGCGGTGGTTGACCCGAGGGCGCTCGGGTGGTTAGATGGGTTCCTTGGTGCACCCTGGGTACAGAGGGTGCGCTCGCTCGATTCGCAGAAGATAGCCGCCATTCTGCTCGAGACGAATATAGTCGGACTGCAGCGTCATCTGCTGACGGTGACCGTACAGAACCAG ATATTACAGCAACGGTTGGATCAAGCGACAGGATCGCGCACTTTCCTGCAGGAAAAGTTAGAAAAGTCGAAAGAAGATATAGATGATCTACGGTTTCAG CTGAAGGAGAAATCGATCGAACTCGAAGGTACAAAGGCTCAACTGCGTGTGATCGAGTCAAAAACGTTGAGCAAGTCAGTACCATCGTCGGCTGTCGGTAGCCCGGAACGGGTCATCGGTACAGCCTCACCGCCACCAGCATCGACTATGCTATCATCCTCGTCGAGCACCACCCatctgcaccaccaccagcatctGGCACAGCTGGCGATGCGGCTGCAATCCTCACAGGTATCGACGCCCTCCATGAAGGCTATGACACCGGTCGTGATGGATGATATTgtgcagcatcagcagctaAACAGCAGTACCGAATCGACCCAGGATCATCCGGAGCGGGACAGCATAGGTGGTGGACGGTTGCTACATCAAAACTCACAGCATCActaccatcaccagcagcatcagcagcagcagcagcagccacaacaACAGCCTCCAGAAACGCCCCGCCGTCGACCATCTAAGATACCGTTGCCGGGATCGAAGGGTTCGGCTGCACCGAAGCCACCGACTGGCCGTAACTTTTCGGCCACTCCCACACCAACCACGCCGACGGCACCGGGCCAACGTCCGCTGGGAGGAGGCGCTTCGTCCGGACCACCGTCCAACCGCAGCCTAACGAAGAGCACCGGCAGCCTGTACGTGAAGTCAACCGATGCGAACTCGTTCGGCCAGCAGTCTTctcctcagcagcagcagcagcagtctcaacaacaaccaccacagCCGATGGCACGCATGCGTGATactaccagcaccagcagcggcAGCCTTTACCGGGCCGATTCCGCACTCAGTTGGCGCACCAGCAAGGACACGCCGTCGCTCGAAAAGTCCCGCTCCTCCTCGATACCGGTGTCGGCCGGTAAGGGACCAGCTAGCGGGGCACCACCATCGTCCCCTGCCAGCACGAAGGCGTCCATCATGGTGTACGGTGGTGCGGTCTGTTCCTCGCCGCAACCACGCGCCAAGCGCGACAACCTCACCAGCAAGGTAAAGAACTGTGATTCGCTGTCCCGGTTGCAATCGGCCCAGGTGTCTACGCACGCGGCCGGCAGCACCGGCCAGCTGAGCAAGTCCGGCTCCCGGAAGGAGCTTAGTTCCAGCCCGGGCAGCGGAATTAGTAGCGGGGAGCGAAAGGCAAGTATCGGCGgcagcggtggcggtggtgtgaTGCGACATGCCTCGACCGCCTCGATCGGATCTGCCGGACAATCGGACGAGTCTGCATCGGCTACAGTGACGGCGGCGTCGGGCACCACCACGGCAACCGGCAACACCAACGTCAAG GCTCGAAGAAACAACACATTCCGATTGGCGAAACCAACACTGGCACCGCTGACCGTCCCGGACCATCATCCACCGGCAGTGGGCATCGTGTCACCACCGCCCCTTCCAGGCATTGCGCCCTCACCGGACGCGTACGCGACCTCGCTGAAGGCGGTCGGCCGGGTGCGGTCACAAACGGCCACCGGAACCGTCACGGAGAAggcaaacaacagcagcaacaacaccgtACGTCCATCGTGCTCTACCTCAGCGCTGTGTGATAATGCTGGTGGGCCACGGGATCTGATAGCCGAATATCTAGCGGCAAAGAATCGGGCCGCCAGCACGTTCCAGCAGCCACCGGTACCGCCGCCCATCTTTCACATGGCCTCGGACCGTCAGCATTTACTCGTACAGCAGGATCAGAAGCAGCGGCAGATTGATGAGCTCGCGTACAAACATCCGATCCTGCTGATGGACGCCTCGGAGgatgatgaggaggaggagcgtggtggtgatggtggtgtgcaGGTGGAGCAGCTGGACGATGGTGGCGCGGAGAAGAATGCTGGGCAGGAATCGTTAATAGTGCCACGACCGAAGATGAATGCATTCCAGTCGATCAAGGAGCAGCAAGATGACGGACTCAGCTGCCGACTCGTCGGTAAGGTGAATCCAAACATACTGAAAACCTGGGAGCAACTGTTCGGTGGCGGTACGGGTAATGCATGCGCTCATCAGCGCCGACCAGACAGAACACGGGCGGCTAGTGTGGAGGGTGAGAGCAGCATCACGATTACCACCGTTACGACCGCTAAGTCGGCAACAACGGTAACCACCACAACAACGTCCGGAGGAAGTCTAGCGCTCAGCAGTAACATTACGTCGGAAGCCGGTAGCGAAGCGGACGATCGTCAAAGTTGTCTGCTGTACTGTCCCCAGCAGCACACGCTCGGCGACGAGTTGTTCGAGTTTAAGGTGAATCGGGCGGAACATCCACCGGACCAGTCATCATCTTCCCGGCACGCACCGTCCCAGGTATCGTCCTCCACCACctgcaccaccgccaccgcacGCAATTCATCCGACGGGGTTTGCGATTTTTACGACAGTATTGATGCCGCCAGTACCTGTCTGGTTCCGCCGGCAACGGACACCGGCAAGGAGCAGGAAGAAATGGGTGGCGACATTGGCAGCTACAATGATTCGGCGGGCGGTGAAGCGTTGGCCGAGTTAACGTCGCTCGATCGGAAACGGTTGCTGTGGTCGATTGCAATtgagtag
- the LOC118502696 gene encoding uncharacterized protein LOC118502696 isoform X3: protein MSDSEFDRTLVPQEQSLDSVPYSTPPLVPPVGPSDSSISTVVAPHSRHHRLERSEGTETTVVATTPETVVVPTTGAFALPLSTQQHRLQLFRYPNALTRHHHHTPATINKHEPKRACTSLPLYLSKVSVLDVFEVLEDDRSRSDLCSLAPRPGMEYVPLRTPAAETYHYHHVTDQTKSLQDLQNEVAALLEFRDLVIETFPDLKSKMASSAANSTLTGLPSTSSLGSRREWEPGIRIRRKLTQKEVGCADVVGGSSSISNAGNTSSTTIIPGAGDGGPSTSAGSANAGTTGSSASASNTNASDLTHHHAHHQQQHSSSSLIRSRSNSHSGKKEPKSGEGNNGSVIQDSGFSNETSSSKETHSAASSTSGAVQGTLILPTATNRLTTDAGGELWNLLDVIHRKSSRLREEVEQHLERERPRGTNLAISHHAPVHHHHQHYVQGSGAGDNNIIIHHSNPAAAATVATAGTTTLVANVPVTPVTTSTTTVVVSAGGASTAGKSFQRPHLAVGPQQQQQGGRSGSGTLADGTDHNVQILRKERDRLLDKLSEYEAEMIAGRIHSAKMQDEVEKLTLTMRDLQKQLAIANNQKQELNSKLHDLANTQNVNRSASSSPETIKARQQPTVSQQQQTSPQLLLKTGTPRYHKGSGVQGEMDPSGAELFPMVEAGADGGGAVVDPRALGWLDGFLGAPWVQRVRSLDSQKIAAILLETNIVGLQRHLLTVTVQNQILQQRLDQATGSRTFLQEKLEKSKEDIDDLRFQLKEKSIELEGTKAQLRVIESKTLSKSVPSSAVGSPERVIGTASPPPASTMLSSSSSTTHLHHHQHLAQLAMRLQSSQVSTPSMKAMTPVVMDDIVQHQQLNSSTESTQDHPERDSIGGGRLLHQNSQHHYHHQQHQQQQQQPQQQPPETPRRRPSKIPLPGSKGSAAPKPPTGRNFSATPTPTTPTAPGQRPLGGGASSGPPSNRSLTKSTGSLYVKSTDANSFGQQSSPQQQQQQSQQQPPQPMARMRDTTSTSSGSLYRADSALSWRTSKDTPSLEKSRSSSIPVSAGKGPASGAPPSSPASTKASIMVYGGAVCSSPQPRAKRDNLTSKARRNNTFRLAKPTLAPLTVPDHHPPAVGIVSPPPLPGIAPSPDAYATSLKAVGRVRSQTATGTVTEKANNSSNNTVRPSCSTSALCDNAGGPRDLIAEYLAAKNRAASTFQQPPVPPPIFHMASDRQHLLVQQDQKQRQIDELAYKHPILLMDASEDDEEEERGGDGGVQVEQLDDGGAEKNAGQESLIVPRPKMNAFQSIKEQQDDGLSCRLVGKVNPNILKTWEQLFGGGTGNACAHQRRPDRTRAASVEGESSITITTVTTAKSATTVTTTTTSGGSLALSSNITSEAGSEADDRQSCLLYCPQQHTLGDELFEFKVNRAEHPPDQSSSSRHAPSQVSSSTTCTTATARNSSDGVCDFYDSIDAASTCLVPPATDTGKEQEEMGGDIGSYNDSAGGEALAELTSLDRKRLLWSIAIE from the exons AGTGACCTGTGCTCACTTGCTCCGCGACCTGGTATGGAGTATGTGCCATTGAGGACTCCAGCTGCCGAGACGTATCACTACCATCACGTCACTGATCAAACAAAGTCACTACAG GATTTGCAGAATGAAGTCGCCGCTCTACTGGAGTTCCGTGATCTGGTTATTGAAACCTTTCCCGATCTTAAATCGAAGATGGCTTCCTCAGCGGCGAACAGCACCCTTACCGGTCTACCATCGACCTCATCCCTGGGGAGTCG ACGTGAGTGGGAGCCGGGAATTCGGATCCGGCGCAAACTAACACAGAAGGAAGTAGGCTGTGCAGATGTTGTTggcggtagtagtagtatcaGCAATGCCGGTAACACGAGCAGTACGACGATCATTCCCGGTGCCGGTGACGGTGGACCATCGACGAGTGCAGGAAGTGCGAACGCGGGCACCACCGGCTCGAGCGCCTCCGCCAGCAACACCAATGCGTCCGATCTGACCCATCATCATGCGcatcaccaacagcaacattcGTCGTCCTCGCTGATCCGCAGCCGTAGCAACTCCCATAGCGGTAAGAAGGAACCAAAGAGCGGTGAAGGCAACAACGGCAGTGTGATACAGGATTCGGGTTTCTCCAACGAAACGTCCTCCTCGAAGGAGACGCACAGTGCGGCATCCTCGACGAGCGGTGCTGTGCAG GGAACGCTCATCTTGCCCACGGCAACCAACCGGTTGACGACGGATGCTGGTGGTGAACTGTGGAACCTGCTCGATGTGATACATAGGAAAAGCAGTCGGCTCCGGGAAGAGGTCGAACAGCATCTGGAGCGGGAGAGACCTAGGGGAACCAATTTAGCAATTAGTCATCATGCGCCGgtacaccaccatcaccaacatTACGTGCAGGGTAGTGGAGCCGGTGACAACAATATCATCATTCACCATAGCAATCCGGCAGCGGCGGCAACGGTGGCAACGGCTGGTACGACCACGCTGGTAGCCAACGTGCCCGTCACGCCAgtcaccacctccaccacgaCAGTGGTGGTATCGGCCGGGGGGGCGTCGACTGCCGGCAAAAGCTTCCAGCGACCGCATCTGGCGGTGGggccgcagcaacagcagcagggtgGTCGGTCCGGGAGCGGTACGCTAGCGGACGGTACCGATCACAATGTACAAATACTGCGTAAAGAGCGCGACCGTTTGCTGGACAAGCTGTCCGAGTACGAGGCCGAAATGATAGCCGGCCGCATCCATTCGGCAAAGATGCAGGACGAGGTGGAAAAGCTCACGCTAACAATGCGTGACCTGCAGAAGCAGCTCGCGATAGCTAACAATCAGAAGCAGGAGCTGAACAGCAAGCTACATGATCTCGCAAATACGCAAAATGTAAATAGAAGTGCGTCTAG TTCACCCGAGACAATTAAAGCTCGACAGCAGCCGACTGtgtcgcaacagcagcaaacgtcACCGCAGCTACTACTTAAGACCGGCACCCCGCGGTACCACAAGGGATCGGGCGTACAGGGCGAGATGGACCCATCCGGTGCCGAACTGTTTCCGATGGTCGAAGCGGGCGCGGATGGCGGTGGTGCGGTGGTTGACCCGAGGGCGCTCGGGTGGTTAGATGGGTTCCTTGGTGCACCCTGGGTACAGAGGGTGCGCTCGCTCGATTCGCAGAAGATAGCCGCCATTCTGCTCGAGACGAATATAGTCGGACTGCAGCGTCATCTGCTGACGGTGACCGTACAGAACCAG ATATTACAGCAACGGTTGGATCAAGCGACAGGATCGCGCACTTTCCTGCAGGAAAAGTTAGAAAAGTCGAAAGAAGATATAGATGATCTACGGTTTCAG CTGAAGGAGAAATCGATCGAACTCGAAGGTACAAAGGCTCAACTGCGTGTGATCGAGTCAAAAACGTTGAGCAAGTCAGTACCATCGTCGGCTGTCGGTAGCCCGGAACGGGTCATCGGTACAGCCTCACCGCCACCAGCATCGACTATGCTATCATCCTCGTCGAGCACCACCCatctgcaccaccaccagcatctGGCACAGCTGGCGATGCGGCTGCAATCCTCACAGGTATCGACGCCCTCCATGAAGGCTATGACACCGGTCGTGATGGATGATATTgtgcagcatcagcagctaAACAGCAGTACCGAATCGACCCAGGATCATCCGGAGCGGGACAGCATAGGTGGTGGACGGTTGCTACATCAAAACTCACAGCATCActaccatcaccagcagcatcagcagcagcagcagcagccacaacaACAGCCTCCAGAAACGCCCCGCCGTCGACCATCTAAGATACCGTTGCCGGGATCGAAGGGTTCGGCTGCACCGAAGCCACCGACTGGCCGTAACTTTTCGGCCACTCCCACACCAACCACGCCGACGGCACCGGGCCAACGTCCGCTGGGAGGAGGCGCTTCGTCCGGACCACCGTCCAACCGCAGCCTAACGAAGAGCACCGGCAGCCTGTACGTGAAGTCAACCGATGCGAACTCGTTCGGCCAGCAGTCTTctcctcagcagcagcagcagcagtctcaacaacaaccaccacagCCGATGGCACGCATGCGTGATactaccagcaccagcagcggcAGCCTTTACCGGGCCGATTCCGCACTCAGTTGGCGCACCAGCAAGGACACGCCGTCGCTCGAAAAGTCCCGCTCCTCCTCGATACCGGTGTCGGCCGGTAAGGGACCAGCTAGCGGGGCACCACCATCGTCCCCTGCCAGCACGAAGGCGTCCATCATGGTGTACGGTGGTGCGGTCTGTTCCTCGCCGCAACCACGCGCCAAGCGCGACAACCTCACCAGCAAG GCTCGAAGAAACAACACATTCCGATTGGCGAAACCAACACTGGCACCGCTGACCGTCCCGGACCATCATCCACCGGCAGTGGGCATCGTGTCACCACCGCCCCTTCCAGGCATTGCGCCCTCACCGGACGCGTACGCGACCTCGCTGAAGGCGGTCGGCCGGGTGCGGTCACAAACGGCCACCGGAACCGTCACGGAGAAggcaaacaacagcagcaacaacaccgtACGTCCATCGTGCTCTACCTCAGCGCTGTGTGATAATGCTGGTGGGCCACGGGATCTGATAGCCGAATATCTAGCGGCAAAGAATCGGGCCGCCAGCACGTTCCAGCAGCCACCGGTACCGCCGCCCATCTTTCACATGGCCTCGGACCGTCAGCATTTACTCGTACAGCAGGATCAGAAGCAGCGGCAGATTGATGAGCTCGCGTACAAACATCCGATCCTGCTGATGGACGCCTCGGAGgatgatgaggaggaggagcgtggtggtgatggtggtgtgcaGGTGGAGCAGCTGGACGATGGTGGCGCGGAGAAGAATGCTGGGCAGGAATCGTTAATAGTGCCACGACCGAAGATGAATGCATTCCAGTCGATCAAGGAGCAGCAAGATGACGGACTCAGCTGCCGACTCGTCGGTAAGGTGAATCCAAACATACTGAAAACCTGGGAGCAACTGTTCGGTGGCGGTACGGGTAATGCATGCGCTCATCAGCGCCGACCAGACAGAACACGGGCGGCTAGTGTGGAGGGTGAGAGCAGCATCACGATTACCACCGTTACGACCGCTAAGTCGGCAACAACGGTAACCACCACAACAACGTCCGGAGGAAGTCTAGCGCTCAGCAGTAACATTACGTCGGAAGCCGGTAGCGAAGCGGACGATCGTCAAAGTTGTCTGCTGTACTGTCCCCAGCAGCACACGCTCGGCGACGAGTTGTTCGAGTTTAAGGTGAATCGGGCGGAACATCCACCGGACCAGTCATCATCTTCCCGGCACGCACCGTCCCAGGTATCGTCCTCCACCACctgcaccaccgccaccgcacGCAATTCATCCGACGGGGTTTGCGATTTTTACGACAGTATTGATGCCGCCAGTACCTGTCTGGTTCCGCCGGCAACGGACACCGGCAAGGAGCAGGAAGAAATGGGTGGCGACATTGGCAGCTACAATGATTCGGCGGGCGGTGAAGCGTTGGCCGAGTTAACGTCGCTCGATCGGAAACGGTTGCTGTGGTCGATTGCAATtgagtag